From the genome of Bos indicus isolate NIAB-ARS_2022 breed Sahiwal x Tharparkar chromosome 2, NIAB-ARS_B.indTharparkar_mat_pri_1.0, whole genome shotgun sequence:
agtgTGAGCTGAGCTTCAATGCTGAAGATGGAGCCTCTGAACAGCACAGATGCTGGCACCGCAGCCCCCAGCGCCCCCCTCGAGTCCCCCGTGTCCGGCAGCGGCCACGGCAACGAATACTTCTACGTTCTGGTGGTCATGTCCTTCTACGGCATTTTCTTGATTGGTATCACGCTGGGCTACATGAAATCCAAGAGGCGGGAGAAGAAAGCCAGCCTCCTGCTGCTGTACAGGGACGAGGAGCGGCTCTGGGGGGAGGCCATGAAGCCGCTGGCCACGCTGTCCGGCCTGAGGTCGGTGCAGGCGCCCACGATGCTGAATGTGTTGCAGGAGAGCGTGGCTCCTGCCCTATCCTGCACCCTCTGCTCCATGGAGGGTGACAGCGTGAGCTCTGAGTCCTCCTCGCCCGATGTGCACCTCACCATCCAGGAGGAAGGGGCGGACGATGAGCTGGGGGAGACTTCTGAGACCCCCCTCAACGAAAGCAGCGAAGGGTCCTCGGAGAACATCCATCAAAATTCCTAGCACCCCCTAGGACCCTCTGGAGGTGACCCTATGAACCAGCACCCTTAGAACGAGGAAGGACACTTTCTGTGTCGGGTTTCACTTTTGCAGGGCAACTGCCACTTCAAGGGACCCGCGGCAAGCCCCTGaatagggggtggggtggggtggtggtggtggtagtgggggTCAAGGCTCAGACGGGGCCAGCCGCAGCCTGGAGTCCGCCGCACGCCTGAGGTGTAGACCTGCAGCTGAAACAGGCCTGAAGACGCGCGGTGTGTACCTTTCCTTGGGTCCTGGCGGGCGGGGTTCCCGTGCGGAACTCGGCAGGTGGGATGTCCTTGCGATTGTACTCTCAGGGGATGCCCCGGGGAACTCCTGCAGCATCTGCCTACTCCCAGGGCTGCCAAAGGCTTAGGGCGTCCCAAGGGACTAGTTTCGGTTTGCTAATTTGCCCAGAGCTTTGTTCTTCTACATCTGATTCGCTGTAAGAGCCTTTAATGTGAACCTGTGGCATTAGTTCACCACAGGTTACAGAGCTTCTTTTAGGGGGTCTTTCTGGATAGAGCAGGGGGATATTTGTTGGAGGGGGACTTTTGATGGGAGGAAGCTGGAGATCTCTACCTGGTCTATTTGCCTACTGTAAGGAGAAAACCAGGCGACTTTTAAACTGGTCAACATGAGCTGAGATGATAAGAATAATCTGCTACTTGACCCTTTGTCTAACCTGTGACCTTGAACTCTGACCTGGGACCATCCAGCATCATGTGCTggcatgacattttttttttttggaagggttTCCCCAGAATCTAACCTGCATTCCGAATGGCTGTGCAGGGAATATTCCTGATCTTTCCAGAATGGGTGATGGTGGGGTTGAACCAAGCCAAACTGTTAGCTCTGATGCTGCTTTTTATTCCCAGCCCAGTTTTCTGAGCTGGGAAAAGATATACTGTGGGCCTCCACGACATGGCATTTGGTCACGTAGCTGAGACTTAGAAGGGCATACTCTGGCAAGATTGTTCAGAGTTGGGGGTCCTCTGTTTGTGAATCCCAAGCCCAGACTCTGATATGCTGTGTGGTCCTGCGCATGTCATCCACAGACTTACTGCCTTCCTGAGACTCCTGATCATCTAGATCCCCAGGGGGCTGGGAGGATGTCTTTAGATTTTAAGACTCTGTGATGAATCCTACATGGCCTGGTGTGAGGAAGCTTGGACAGACTATTTCCTCGCTGGCCAGTAGTCTGCAAAAGGATCTGCTTACTTAAAGGAGCAGTTGGTGACTGAAAACACGTGTAACTGGGAGATCCAGGGCGGCTCACCCACCATCCCCTGCTGTCACTTTCCCAGCAGTGAATCCAAGAGGCAGATCCCATATTTTACTCCGCCGAGTTGTCTGGGTGGTAGACTGTTAACACTCCGGTTCAGGGAATGAGACATCTAAGAGAAAAGACTCAGGAATGCATGCTAACGTCTCCCTGTATTCCTGTGGTCAGTCACTTTGCAGCAGACTCTTTGAGCCCTCGAAGACAAGGAGGAAGAGAAACACACCAAAAAGTCAAATTTAATTCTagtaaaaacataaaacttttttttttaaacaaacacaatCTCCCTGGACTGGAGACAGCAGTAACTACTGTTCCCGTGGAAGGGTTAACAGCGTAGGGACTGGTTTATCAGCTCGCCTTAACATAGTGCTAGAGGAAATTTATGTTTGGCGGGGGAAAAGGGCCCTCCGTTCACTTTAAAATTCAGAGTGTGGATTTACTCCAAAGGGGGCTGTTTAAGGTGAAAGAAGCCAAGTTGAGTTTGGCCCCTTGCCTGGAATCACTTGAATTCTGAAACTTTACTGCGACGGACATGTGCGTTGTCACATTTTCCATTGCTTAATCCTGAAGTTTGGTGCAAGTCTATCTGCGCCTATTAAAAAGTGATGTATATACTTCCTTCTTATTCTATTAAGTTGTATAAAATTGTCTTCTGTATTTAACAGTTTGTAATTTTCacgatattttttttaatttaaataaaaaaacacattttccctATGGAAGTTATGAGTTCTTTCTTTGATTCTTTAATATAACTCCTAGTTTCTAAGACATCCCAGATGCATTTTTCCAAGTCATCTCTGAATCCGGGTCATCTTTCAAGTCTGACTCACATGAAAGCATATCTTATTTCTGCCTAAAACATAGAATGAGCAGGGCTGGGGTTTTccttcctttgaaggaaagctttTCCATGCTTTGCAGTGAATAAGAAGCAGGCTGCACGTGGGTCTTACATccacttctgtttttaaatttggtGGTCATGGGGCCTTGGAACTTGAACATAGAATGACATAGTGACTGTTGCGAAGATGTTGCTCCAAACTTGGTTGCAAGAAAACCTTTGATTTACGTATTGGCTGGACGAATATTCACACATGGCCGCAACAGCACAGACAAATGGGCAGGGAGCTGCTATATATAGATGTTGTGTATACATTCATATGGACACAAACATCATGGGGAGGCAGATTTTTATATAGACACAAACTTAAGAACATACCCAAGCACACAGGCCATGAGTTGGGGTCggtcctccttcctctcccagtaccacccccacctccagccctcaTGAAGACTGATTGTCTAGTTTCCTCCCCTGGGGTCTTGCTTTAGCTCTGGTCCAGGTTGAGCACAGCCAGCCTATCTCCCTTAAATTTGTATTTACATAGTAAGAAACGCTAAAGAAAAATCACCCAAACCAGTGACCTGTCTTAAATTATGCAGATGGTAGAGAATGGCctcacttttctgtttctctgtttcctgCAAGGTGTTTGGCTTTTCTGTTTGAAGTAAATGCTTCCCCTGGGTTCACAAATAACTGTCTCCCTAAAGGATTTATCTGGCCAaggtacaggggagcctggatcCTTGTCAAGGTACAACAAGTGTCTCAGTCCACCTGCGGGTACTTTGACAATGTAAGAAgagaagattattttaaaagacaaggaagccctTCAGTTTATTCCAGCTTAATGTCATTCCTGGGGAGGAAACAGTTAAGGAAAGCAGCTTTTACTGTGGGCGGAAGAAGAGGGAATTCTAAACTCTAATTGTCCTaaaaatatgcagagtacactgtGTCGTTTTAAtggaatatttgttttctttaaaaaaaaaacaaaaaaaaaaaaacaaaaaaaaaacttctaagcAGAACCTAAAACCCAAGGGGTTTAGTCTGTGTGGATTTACTCATGCATGTgagaaactggagaagggaatttggCCTCGTGCACCTAGGATATTAGAACCATATTTTAAAGCACTTAAATGTTAGGGATGAGGTAAATGGATCGTCTTGCTTGTTCCATGCTGTTCTAATTACACCTTTGTACGTCAAAGTCAGACAGGGATGctgcagagaaaaaaagatttcttccACGGGCAGAATCACAGGATCAAAACTACCGGGAAAGGCTGAAGCTAGGCCAAGGCGTGAGTGCTCTTGGCCTGTGATTCTGGTTGGAAAGTCGATCCCATGGTACATTTCAGAACCGCAATTGGAGGGTTTTGTGGTCAGGCATGCACTTTCAGGGCTCAGCTGAAAAACGGTCATTTATCATCCTGTAAAACGCTGCTCTGACCCTAGACATTGTGGAAAGGACGGAACACGGAGCTTACAATGCAATGAATACCCTAGGTTTAGAGCATACATTTGCTGAATCATCCCTTCCAGAATCTAGGCACCTTGTTGGAGGAAATCACAGGCAGTATCGTGGGTTGTGGAGCAGGAGGTGGAATCTAAGGTTGGAGGGACACACAGCAGCTGATTGACCAGCTGCTCAGGCACGGGCTGGACCACTGGACGCAGGATGGAAGTAGGGGTTCCGAAGAGGCTGCCCTGTTGCTCTGGGAAAGGTATCCATCCTCTCTGACCTGGAGGCTCTGTATTTCAAAGTGAGGGTACGCAGGCCTTCCTCTTTAGGCAGCTGTTACTGAAAAGAATGGTGAAGCATCCTACTGAACAAATTGAACGTGGCATGAAGCTtacaagaaaccaaaaaaaaaaaaaaaaaagaaagcagctccaggcttctactttttaaaatatatcctggGCATGCATCTGCACATGAAGTCGCTGAAAACGCCTCTTCTGTGCACGGTTTCCTCCGGAGACGGCAATGTTCAGGGAAAGGACACATTTTGCCAAAGGAGAAGGGTCATAAGAGAGAAAAACCACTGTTCAGTTCTGCCTTTCTCCGTTTCTGAAATGTTTCCTCCCACAGGAAGGAACAGTTTGGGATGTGAGCTGTTACCATGGAGATAACCAGCCAAGGTCACTTGTTTGAAGGAGTCCATGGCCCCACGGCACTGAATCATTACGGAGACTTTAGGAAGCTAGGATTTGGTTCTTGATTCAGACGACCGAGCTTTGAGCCCACAGCAGCCTACTTTCATAGCTTGGAGGAGAGGGCGCAGGGAGAACACATGTGctcactgcacacacacatatatacacatacatacacacacacacaaatgcacacaacACCCCATACAATCCCATCTTTCTTCTCCTTGCACTTCCTGTGCTCCATTCGATATGGGGCAAGATTACTtataatgtaaataatatattcttacattgatttttttttttgctaagaaaCATTATCAAAGAATCTTTGTAAAATCTTCAAAGATCAATATACAATGAATATTGCACAATATCACATCAATACCTATACTTACTTTTTTCTGTCCTTGATGGTTTTCCGTTTCCTGTTCCGAGATGGTGAATAACATCATCTCTCTTTTCTTAGTTAATTCCAGCTGTTATAACAAAGCACCATATTCTGGGTGGCTGAGagacagcagaaatttatttctcacagttctggaggtgacAGTATGGATGCACGCTGGTGAGGAGCCCTTTCCGTTTTCAGGTGGCtcacttctcactgtgtcctcatgtggctGAAGGAGAGCCAGCTAGCTCCGTGGCCCCTTCTATGAGcgct
Proteins encoded in this window:
- the KCNE4 gene encoding potassium voltage-gated channel subfamily E member 4; this translates as MLKMEPLNSTDAGTAAPSAPLESPVSGSGHGNEYFYVLVVMSFYGIFLIGITLGYMKSKRREKKASLLLLYRDEERLWGEAMKPLATLSGLRSVQAPTMLNVLQESVAPALSCTLCSMEGDSVSSESSSPDVHLTIQEEGADDELGETSETPLNESSEGSSENIHQNS